A genomic segment from uncultured Desulfuromonas sp. encodes:
- a CDS encoding transporter substrate-binding domain-containing protein, whose translation MKCFVPLLLLLSGLLWSCSDSSHHSSSAMTISVIELSPNSFTQDGEIVGIDVDTATAAMDAAGVDYVVEMEQAWSDAYDKTLNGTNRAVLGIGYSAERRDLFKWAGPTSSSGFYVFAKKDTGLGSTLGLDGTKALESIAVVTGWLETTSLEDLGFENLVYYATYDEAVAALLNGDVQSLASDGKQLAYKVQGQFSFSDDFDVCFGYKSAFYYIAFSKDVDDEVVAAVQANLDAMIKSKETLAILQRYFPDANETMLPDVLQLFTEVAPPFNYYSGSIVDPDIQGSSVEIVDAIQSRNDYASSVKITGWIDAYSTVQYLPNSALFTTARTAEREDLFQWVGPIATLRGSFYTLSDAGITIDTLEQAKALSSIATPSNWYTHEYLLAHDFDNVVASSFSPLEAFNQLLNGDVDALFMYDEGINWLCEATSTPRDTIIKQFEETYDEGYVAFSLTTPTSVVEQWQQNLDAMKQDGTFQGIWDAWFEGSEMP comes from the coding sequence ATGAAATGTTTCGTGCCGTTGCTTTTATTACTGAGTGGTCTGTTGTGGAGCTGTAGTGACAGTTCCCACCATTCATCATCGGCAATGACCATTTCCGTCATCGAATTGAGTCCCAACAGCTTTACGCAGGATGGCGAGATTGTCGGTATTGATGTGGATACGGCAACGGCGGCAATGGACGCAGCCGGAGTCGACTATGTCGTTGAAATGGAACAGGCGTGGAGTGATGCCTATGACAAAACCCTCAATGGCACCAATCGAGCTGTGTTAGGCATCGGCTACTCTGCCGAGCGCCGGGACCTCTTTAAATGGGCCGGGCCGACCAGTTCATCCGGCTTTTATGTGTTTGCGAAGAAGGACACCGGATTGGGCTCAACCCTGGGACTGGATGGCACCAAGGCGCTTGAATCCATCGCCGTTGTCACAGGCTGGCTGGAAACCACGTCTTTGGAAGATCTCGGTTTTGAAAATCTGGTCTATTACGCCACCTATGACGAAGCGGTCGCGGCATTGCTTAATGGAGATGTCCAGTCTCTGGCCAGTGACGGGAAGCAGCTTGCCTATAAGGTGCAGGGGCAATTTTCTTTCAGCGATGATTTTGATGTCTGCTTCGGCTATAAGTCGGCTTTTTACTACATCGCCTTTTCAAAAGATGTTGATGATGAGGTGGTTGCTGCCGTGCAGGCCAACCTTGACGCGATGATTAAATCCAAAGAAACTCTGGCCATTTTGCAACGCTACTTTCCCGACGCCAATGAAACCATGCTGCCCGATGTGCTGCAGCTGTTCACTGAAGTCGCGCCCCCCTTCAACTACTACAGCGGTTCCATCGTCGATCCGGATATCCAGGGTTCATCCGTCGAGATCGTGGATGCGATTCAATCTCGAAATGATTACGCCTCAAGCGTCAAAATCACCGGCTGGATTGATGCCTATAGCACGGTGCAATATCTGCCGAACAGTGCCTTGTTTACTACCGCTCGCACGGCAGAACGTGAGGATCTGTTTCAGTGGGTCGGCCCGATTGCGACATTGCGCGGCAGCTTTTATACCCTGAGCGATGCGGGGATTACCATCGATACGCTGGAACAGGCAAAAGCCCTGAGTTCAATCGCTACACCGAGTAACTGGTACACCCATGAGTATCTGCTGGCCCATGATTTTGACAATGTCGTTGCCTCCTCATTTTCCCCCCTGGAAGCGTTCAACCAGCTGTTGAATGGAGACGTTGATGCCCTGTTTATGTATGACGAGGGGATCAACTGGCTGTGTGAGGCGACCTCGACACCGCGAGACACGATCATCAAGCAATTTGAGGAAACCTATGACGAAGGTTATGTCGCATTCAGCCTGACCACGCCAACCTCTGTCGTCGAGCAATGGCAGCAGAATCTGGACGCGATGAAACAGGATGGGACATTTCAGGGGATTTGGGATGCCTGGTTTGAAGGCAGCGAAATGCCCTGA
- a CDS encoding response regulator transcription factor — protein MKQRDYLKEMTVLLAEDDKVVRDSTAQALEMFVQRVIAVEDGVAALQQFHSGVADIVILDIKMPGKSGLDVAREIRSCDEVTPVFIISSFNDSEQLHQAIPLLLIDYLVKPLTFDQLKTALIKSVDYLDKRGGLTYPLGEGVSYNKRSGRLITTDGSETSLPMREKQLLDLLINNRNKLVTKERLEDLIFNMECSETSLKNLVYRLKKKIPAKRIVNVREIGYMLAEQD, from the coding sequence ATGAAACAACGTGACTATCTCAAAGAGATGACGGTTCTGCTGGCAGAAGACGACAAGGTTGTCCGCGACAGCACGGCGCAAGCACTGGAAATGTTTGTTCAGCGGGTGATTGCCGTTGAAGATGGTGTTGCCGCACTGCAGCAGTTCCACAGTGGGGTTGCTGACATCGTCATCCTGGATATCAAGATGCCGGGAAAAAGCGGTCTCGATGTTGCCCGCGAGATCAGAAGTTGCGATGAGGTGACACCAGTCTTCATCATCAGCTCATTCAACGACAGTGAGCAACTGCACCAGGCAATTCCACTGCTGCTGATTGATTACCTCGTCAAGCCGCTAACCTTCGATCAGCTCAAAACAGCCCTGATCAAAAGTGTCGATTACCTTGATAAACGCGGCGGCCTGACCTACCCACTCGGCGAGGGCGTCAGCTACAACAAACGCTCTGGCAGGCTGATCACCACAGACGGCTCGGAAACCTCACTGCCGATGCGGGAAAAACAGCTCCTCGACCTGCTGATCAATAACCGCAACAAGCTGGTGACCAAAGAGCGCCTGGAAGACCTGATTTTCAATATGGAATGCTCCGAGACGTCGCTGAAAAACCTGGTCTATCGCCTGAAGAAAAAAATTCCCGCCAAGCGGATTGTCAACGTCAGAGAGATCGGCTACATGCTGGCCGAGCAGGACTAA
- a CDS encoding sensor histidine kinase: MKHFLRVLLALLLFSGTANATDNLATVDILPTLDQLTLDHSALQVLIDADKTATVTDLLGARGKQLRPADKNSFPYSTAAIWSQARLHNSSTQPVKLHLINDFVAHDEVDIYLIRAGKVSEQYSFGDTRPVRATEILNRFANVHITLQPYETIDVLTRYASTTPISIKMKVLSERCYSWLAIEDLTVWGMFIGVTLALVIYNFMMFVSLRNVAFLFYVLHSLANGYNTLTSSGHVYAFLSPLLPLAWLNLSYKITPSLTVILMSLFIITFFDLKHKIGWLYKLNLANIGLFGALIASLFYFYPSGQVLLHNKISALLLPLALVFMLFSALIVAWHKLFAGRYFLIGAGTFFFTMLNYVLCFTGLVDFGSGALYVLPSGMAAEAIFFAMALGQKIKRIEAERAENALLVDESNKFNSTSYLLAGILHQFKQPLVYLGTEVLKLRTQRHKNGQDDAQSEEILGNMESQIGGMNDLVGNFYSFYSQQAQLGAFNLQRAIDNVLDMLDPSVQAGNIRVIKGELDQQLHADEKALKQILLILLENTVSVLLEKQLDEPSVWITCSGERRVTLEVRDNAGGIAADALDKIFNIHYSKKQAQGLGIGLALARKLAETRLNGSLTVHNEPAGACFVLVFESAC, from the coding sequence ATGAAACATTTCCTTCGTGTTCTCCTGGCCCTGCTCCTGTTCAGCGGTACGGCCAACGCCACAGACAACCTCGCCACTGTCGATATCTTACCCACTTTAGACCAGCTGACCCTCGACCACAGCGCGCTCCAGGTCTTGATTGATGCGGATAAAACAGCCACCGTGACGGATCTGCTCGGTGCGAGGGGCAAGCAATTACGCCCTGCCGACAAGAACTCCTTCCCCTACTCCACAGCCGCCATATGGAGCCAGGCCCGTCTGCACAACAGCTCCACGCAACCAGTCAAGCTCCACCTGATCAACGACTTTGTCGCCCACGATGAAGTGGATATCTACCTGATCCGAGCCGGCAAGGTCAGTGAACAGTACTCCTTCGGCGATACGCGACCAGTCAGAGCCACGGAAATCCTCAATCGCTTTGCCAATGTCCACATCACGCTGCAACCATATGAAACCATTGACGTATTGACCCGTTACGCCTCGACCACCCCGATCAGCATCAAGATGAAGGTGCTCAGCGAACGCTGCTATTCATGGTTGGCCATTGAGGATCTGACGGTCTGGGGCATGTTTATCGGCGTCACGCTGGCACTGGTGATCTACAATTTCATGATGTTCGTGTCGCTGCGTAATGTGGCCTTCCTGTTCTACGTGCTGCACAGTCTGGCCAATGGCTACAACACCCTGACCAGTTCAGGGCATGTCTACGCATTTTTAAGTCCGCTGCTGCCGCTGGCCTGGCTCAATCTCAGCTACAAGATCACGCCCTCTCTCACGGTAATCCTGATGTCGCTGTTCATCATCACCTTCTTCGACCTCAAGCACAAAATCGGCTGGCTGTATAAACTCAACCTCGCCAACATCGGTCTGTTTGGCGCGTTGATCGCCTCGCTGTTTTACTTTTATCCGAGCGGACAGGTGCTGCTGCACAATAAGATTTCAGCGCTGTTGTTACCCTTGGCACTGGTGTTCATGCTTTTTTCCGCCCTGATCGTCGCCTGGCACAAACTGTTTGCCGGTCGATATTTCCTCATCGGCGCGGGGACCTTCTTCTTCACCATGCTCAATTACGTGCTGTGCTTCACCGGACTGGTCGATTTCGGCAGTGGCGCGCTCTACGTTCTGCCGTCCGGCATGGCGGCGGAAGCGATCTTTTTTGCCATGGCTCTGGGGCAGAAAATAAAACGGATCGAAGCGGAGCGGGCTGAAAACGCCCTGCTGGTTGATGAGAGCAACAAGTTCAATTCAACCAGCTACCTGCTCGCCGGGATTCTCCACCAGTTCAAGCAGCCGCTGGTGTATCTCGGCACAGAAGTTTTAAAGCTGCGCACGCAGCGCCACAAAAACGGTCAAGACGACGCACAAAGCGAAGAGATTCTCGGAAATATGGAAAGCCAGATTGGCGGGATGAATGATCTGGTCGGCAACTTTTACAGTTTTTATTCGCAACAGGCGCAGCTCGGCGCGTTCAATCTGCAACGAGCTATCGACAATGTGCTGGACATGCTCGATCCGTCGGTACAGGCGGGGAATATCCGTGTGATTAAAGGAGAGCTGGACCAACAGCTCCACGCCGACGAAAAGGCGCTCAAGCAGATCCTGCTGATCCTGCTGGAAAATACCGTCAGCGTATTACTGGAGAAACAACTCGATGAGCCCAGCGTGTGGATCACCTGCTCCGGCGAACGCCGGGTCACACTCGAAGTGCGTGACAACGCCGGTGGCATCGCGGCCGACGCCCTCGATAAAATCTTCAACATCCACTACAGCAAAAAACAGGCTCAAGGTCTCGGCATCGGGCTGGCGCTGGCACGGAAACTGGCGGAAACACGCCTCAACGGCAGCCTCACCGTCCACAATGAGCCAGCAGGGGCTTGTTTCGTGCTGGTGTTTGAGTCCGCCTGTTGA
- a CDS encoding cysteine hydrolase family protein — protein MGDCLILVDLQNDYFAGGTMELVDTDKAAANAQRLLARFRENNLPVVHIQHIAARPGATFFLPETHGAEIHAVVAPKEGETVVVKNYPNSFRDTALLDILQQNNITNLIICGAMSHMCIDATTRAAFDLGFSCVVAEDACATRDLVFKGQTIKATEVHAAFMAALAVPYAKIEATEEIIQGMA, from the coding sequence ATGGGTGATTGTCTGATTCTGGTGGACCTGCAAAATGATTATTTTGCTGGGGGCACGATGGAACTTGTTGATACGGATAAGGCCGCAGCCAATGCGCAGAGGTTATTGGCCCGGTTCAGAGAAAACAATCTGCCCGTTGTTCATATTCAACATATTGCCGCGCGACCGGGCGCGACCTTTTTTTTGCCGGAAACCCATGGTGCAGAAATCCATGCCGTGGTGGCACCCAAAGAGGGCGAAACTGTGGTGGTGAAAAATTATCCCAACAGCTTTCGCGACACGGCGTTGTTGGATATTTTACAACAGAACAACATCACCAATCTCATCATTTGCGGAGCCATGAGCCACATGTGCATCGACGCAACCACGCGGGCGGCGTTTGACCTGGGCTTCAGCTGTGTTGTTGCTGAAGACGCCTGTGCTACACGAGATCTTGTTTTTAAAGGCCAAACCATCAAGGCCACCGAGGTGCATGCTGCGTTCATGGCGGCACTCGCGGTTCCTTACGCTAAAATCGAAGCGACCGAAGAGATTATTCAGGGCATGGCATAA
- a CDS encoding GNAT family N-acetyltransferase yields MKVRRYKEGEEQNLWSLLYETVHRVNCKDYSLAQLKAWAPAQMDLAQWKERLSQTNPFVAEENGQLIGFAELEEDGHIDCFYCAHNCQGQGVGTALLRAIEQEAAKLGISRLFAEASITAKGFFERHGFSVEAEQSVSLRGEQFTNFVVAKTI; encoded by the coding sequence ATGAAAGTACGTCGATATAAAGAGGGGGAAGAGCAAAACCTCTGGTCTCTACTTTATGAAACCGTCCATCGGGTAAATTGCAAAGATTATTCTCTTGCGCAACTCAAGGCTTGGGCACCAGCCCAGATGGATCTTGCTCAATGGAAAGAGCGCCTGAGTCAAACCAATCCATTTGTGGCAGAAGAAAACGGTCAATTAATCGGCTTCGCCGAGCTGGAGGAAGACGGGCACATCGACTGTTTTTATTGCGCCCATAATTGTCAGGGGCAAGGTGTGGGCACCGCGTTATTGCGGGCTATCGAACAAGAAGCAGCGAAGCTCGGTATCTCTCGATTGTTTGCGGAAGCCAGCATTACCGCAAAAGGTTTTTTTGAGAGACATGGCTTCTCGGTCGAGGCGGAACAGTCCGTGTCGCTGCGTGGCGAGCAGTTTACCAATTTCGTGGTGGCAAAAACGATTTGA
- a CDS encoding DUF3820 family protein, which produces MKPSPQALIDLYETRMPYGKYAGVRLVDLPEPYVVWMAGEGFPAGRLGRQLAEVYEIKVNGLEFLFEPFRNNTP; this is translated from the coding sequence ATGAAACCATCCCCGCAAGCATTAATCGATCTCTACGAAACCCGTATGCCTTACGGCAAATATGCCGGTGTCCGTTTGGTGGACCTGCCGGAACCCTATGTGGTGTGGATGGCCGGTGAAGGCTTCCCCGCCGGACGGCTGGGGCGGCAACTGGCCGAAGTGTACGAGATCAAGGTCAATGGCCTTGAGTTCCTGTTTGAGCCCTTCCGCAATAACACTCCCTAA
- a CDS encoding ATP-binding protein: MYRLYMRIFLSFWLTVTLAGAIMAIIAYMNRPPERMFPPEGDHNFADRALASYAQDARMALARGGLDGWRHYVTTRRDRNAELFIVGQDGKPLLQRPVDPEIVPLVQQVFAEQRIKIKHHDRDIYFAQPFKDHLQRPAVLVVHLHMPPPPDKMPFFRAGPLIFLAVFLLIGGLVCWWLARSLTSPIQTLRNVTQQFAGGDLSVRVGDSITGQSEIKDLANDFDTMAQRIEQQVESQQRLQRDISHELRSPLARLNVALELARQRSGDQAESALNRIERESDRLNEMIGQLLSLHRLESEVLTCEHSLDLSALLVDLVADANFEAHARNVVVRVKNEPGVSIRGDEKLLYGAIENVLRNAVRYTKEDSSVEVAMRKLADKVLITVRDHGPGIDDAALEKIFQPFYRVDDSRERNTGGTGIGLAIADRTIRRHGGTIRARNVVGGGLEVVIELPNA, encoded by the coding sequence ATGTATCGTCTCTACATGCGCATTTTTCTCAGCTTCTGGCTGACCGTCACCCTGGCTGGAGCCATCATGGCGATTATCGCCTATATGAACCGGCCGCCGGAGCGGATGTTTCCGCCCGAGGGGGATCATAACTTTGCCGACCGTGCGTTGGCATCCTATGCTCAGGATGCACGCATGGCCTTGGCGCGCGGTGGACTCGACGGCTGGCGTCATTACGTCACCACCCGCCGTGATCGCAATGCTGAATTGTTTATCGTCGGGCAAGACGGCAAGCCTCTGCTGCAGCGTCCCGTTGATCCGGAGATCGTCCCACTGGTCCAACAGGTTTTTGCTGAGCAACGGATCAAGATCAAGCATCATGACCGCGATATTTACTTTGCCCAGCCGTTTAAAGACCATCTGCAACGTCCGGCGGTGTTGGTCGTTCACCTGCACATGCCACCGCCGCCCGATAAAATGCCTTTTTTCCGCGCCGGTCCTTTGATCTTTCTGGCTGTCTTTCTTTTGATCGGCGGCTTGGTCTGCTGGTGGCTGGCCCGTTCGTTGACTTCACCGATCCAGACATTGCGTAACGTCACTCAGCAATTTGCCGGTGGCGACCTGTCGGTGCGTGTTGGTGATTCCATCACCGGGCAAAGTGAAATCAAAGATCTGGCCAACGATTTTGACACCATGGCGCAACGCATTGAGCAGCAGGTGGAATCACAGCAACGGCTGCAACGCGACATTTCTCACGAGTTGCGTTCACCTCTGGCCCGCCTCAATGTCGCCCTTGAGCTGGCCCGTCAACGCTCCGGGGATCAGGCCGAGTCGGCCTTGAACCGCATTGAACGCGAATCGGATCGCCTTAACGAGATGATTGGCCAGTTGTTGAGTTTGCACCGGCTTGAATCCGAGGTGTTAACGTGTGAACACTCATTGGATCTGTCGGCGTTGCTGGTCGATCTGGTTGCTGACGCCAATTTTGAGGCCCACGCCCGCAACGTTGTCGTTCGCGTAAAAAACGAACCGGGGGTAAGCATTCGTGGCGATGAAAAGCTGCTGTATGGTGCCATTGAAAATGTGTTACGCAATGCCGTGCGCTACACCAAAGAGGACAGCTCCGTTGAAGTGGCCATGCGCAAACTCGCCGATAAGGTGTTGATCACCGTACGTGACCACGGGCCTGGTATTGACGATGCAGCACTTGAAAAAATCTTCCAGCCGTTTTACCGGGTAGACGATTCGCGTGAGCGCAACACTGGCGGCACCGGTATCGGTCTGGCCATTGCGGATCGGACCATTCGCCGCCATGGCGGCACCATCCGGGCGCGTAATGTTGTCGGTGGCGGCCTGGAGGTGGTGATCGAGCTGCCCAACGCGTAA
- a CDS encoding response regulator transcription factor → MEKLLIIDDDSELCELLCDYLGNEGFSVSCVHDGPRGASQAVEGYDLVILDVMLPGMNGFDVLRQIRQSCEVPVVMLTARGEDIDRIVGLELGADDYLPKPFNPRELMARIRAIQRRIESRKSVDGPLQIGDLMLDPGGRQVCNGDGEVTLTSVEFSLLHMLLGHAGQVVSREDMVKQVLGRHLSPYDRSIDVHISSLRKKLGTAPTGQERIKTIRGVGYQYVAALAEA, encoded by the coding sequence ATGGAAAAGCTATTGATCATCGATGATGACAGTGAACTCTGCGAATTACTGTGCGATTATCTCGGCAACGAAGGGTTTTCGGTGAGCTGTGTCCACGATGGGCCGCGTGGCGCCAGTCAGGCTGTTGAGGGTTATGATCTGGTGATTCTGGATGTGATGCTGCCGGGCATGAACGGATTTGATGTCTTGCGCCAGATCCGCCAGAGCTGTGAGGTGCCGGTGGTGATGCTGACGGCACGTGGTGAAGACATTGATCGTATTGTCGGCCTCGAACTCGGTGCGGACGATTATCTGCCTAAACCATTTAACCCGCGTGAACTGATGGCACGCATCCGCGCTATCCAGCGCCGGATTGAATCGCGTAAAAGCGTCGATGGTCCGTTGCAGATCGGCGATTTGATGCTTGATCCCGGTGGCCGTCAGGTGTGCAATGGGGATGGCGAGGTGACATTGACCTCCGTTGAATTTTCCCTGCTGCATATGCTGCTCGGTCATGCAGGGCAGGTCGTCAGCCGTGAAGATATGGTCAAGCAGGTGCTTGGTCGCCATTTGTCACCCTATGATCGCAGTATTGATGTGCATATCAGCAGCTTGCGTAAAAAGCTGGGCACCGCGCCCACCGGCCAGGAGCGGATCAAAACCATCCGTGGCGTTGGTTATCAGTATGTGGCGGCCCTGGCGGAAGCCTAG
- a CDS encoding efflux transporter outer membrane subunit translates to MTTFPTTLRTALTLAVTVSVILLTGCSPFAPDKRNPSPAQLPQTFTLYETTVAAPDEPWWQQIGGTELDALVKTAFSGNYTLRQAWSRVEQARATTRITASELWPSLDYDGSAAHRHQYEDDQRSRSESYALGLVGSYELDLWGRIEAQDMAQQREQQATEEDWRTARITLSGEIANNWLNTVALHQQMTIVLRQIETARRIVELTQLRYLKGQSTRSDLVERQQELHQFEQTRLEIEQQLSQYHYDLCLLNGLAPDDTISISSHQLPLLPELPSPGVPADLLAQRPDVRAAGLRLNKRDWLVAAARADRLPALKLTADAGYNSSRSRDLFDNWLVNLAASVTGPIFDAGARRAEVTRARAEADELLAAYEETVITAVNEVDSALLDERKIGEQLQAVEQQIERRLQSLDNARIRYLNGDDDYLSYLIVKLSVDTLQREQVQKQRDTLLARVALHRALGGAAMTQTPLVQQ, encoded by the coding sequence ATGACAACGTTCCCAACAACATTGCGCACTGCCCTGACGCTGGCTGTCACCGTCAGCGTTATCCTGTTGACCGGCTGCTCCCCGTTTGCGCCGGACAAGCGCAATCCCTCACCGGCACAGCTCCCCCAGACGTTTACACTTTATGAAACGACGGTGGCCGCACCCGATGAGCCGTGGTGGCAACAGATCGGCGGCACGGAGCTGGATGCGCTGGTCAAGACTGCTTTTTCCGGCAACTATACGTTGCGGCAAGCTTGGTCACGCGTAGAGCAGGCACGGGCCACGACACGGATCACCGCCAGCGAATTATGGCCGAGCCTCGATTATGACGGCAGCGCCGCCCATCGTCATCAATACGAAGATGATCAACGCAGCCGCAGTGAAAGTTATGCCCTTGGGCTGGTTGGCAGTTACGAGCTCGACCTGTGGGGCAGAATCGAAGCTCAGGACATGGCGCAACAGCGCGAGCAACAGGCCACCGAAGAGGACTGGCGCACGGCGCGCATTACCTTGAGTGGCGAGATTGCCAACAACTGGCTCAACACGGTTGCCCTCCATCAGCAGATGACCATTGTTCTGCGCCAGATTGAAACGGCGCGACGCATTGTTGAATTGACGCAACTGCGTTACCTCAAAGGCCAATCAACACGCAGTGACCTGGTGGAACGGCAGCAGGAGCTGCACCAATTTGAGCAAACCCGCCTTGAGATCGAACAACAGCTGAGCCAATACCATTACGACCTGTGCCTGCTTAACGGCCTGGCACCTGACGACACGATCAGCATCTCATCACACCAATTACCGCTGCTGCCTGAGCTGCCTTCGCCGGGAGTTCCCGCAGACCTGCTGGCCCAGCGCCCGGATGTACGAGCCGCCGGACTGCGCCTCAATAAACGCGACTGGCTGGTCGCTGCGGCGCGCGCCGATCGGCTGCCCGCACTGAAACTCACCGCTGATGCCGGTTACAACAGTAGCCGTAGCCGCGACCTGTTTGACAACTGGCTGGTCAATCTCGCCGCCAGCGTCACCGGCCCGATCTTTGATGCCGGGGCACGACGCGCCGAAGTCACCAGGGCTCGTGCCGAAGCGGATGAGTTACTGGCGGCGTATGAAGAAACCGTGATCACGGCGGTGAACGAAGTGGACAGCGCCCTGCTCGACGAGCGCAAGATTGGTGAACAACTACAGGCGGTGGAACAACAGATTGAGCGCCGACTGCAATCCCTGGACAATGCCCGTATCCGTTACCTGAACGGCGATGATGATTATCTCTCCTATCTGATCGTCAAACTCTCCGTCGATACGCTACAGCGTGAACAGGTTCAAAAACAACGGGATACACTGCTGGCACGAGTCGCCCTGCACCGGGCTCTCGGCGGAGCAGCCATGACTCAGACGCCTCTGGTACAACAATAA
- a CDS encoding efflux RND transporter periplasmic adaptor subunit, with product MDNMPDHTAVSTPTPRKRVWLRVLIIVAILTVSFFSASYLIKTAPKAQKKAKVKKPVLVSVIAAQPQAHQVAITAAGQIVASRQVDLQAQVSGQVIRLNDNFDLGKRLVKDQELLALDPIDYEVALAEKEAVLADARYALSIEQGLQQVALREWQLFEQEQDSLNATPPSLALREPHLKKAEADVRAAQAGVDKARIDLQRTIITTPFDALVIEKAVDLGSQLSAQSTVATLVATDEFWVELSVPQQALEWIDIPEYNADKGSSVTVTTTAGNRQGSVLRLLADLETQGRMARLLVRIKDPLDVQHPASQRTPLLLGDFVEVTILGRTLDQAVKLPREVIHENNYLWLAQDNLLHIRPVEIAWRDKEFFYLTSGFSAGELIVTNDLAAPVEGLPLRLDQTLSANNPDEVIQ from the coding sequence ATGGACAACATGCCGGATCACACTGCTGTCTCTACCCCCACACCGCGTAAACGGGTGTGGCTGCGTGTTCTAATAATCGTCGCGATTCTGACGGTCAGCTTTTTTTCCGCCAGCTACTTGATCAAAACAGCCCCCAAAGCGCAGAAAAAAGCCAAAGTCAAAAAACCGGTGCTGGTCTCGGTCATTGCCGCCCAACCGCAGGCTCATCAGGTTGCCATTACGGCAGCGGGACAGATTGTGGCATCACGCCAGGTTGATTTGCAGGCGCAGGTTTCCGGCCAGGTGATCCGCCTCAATGACAACTTTGACCTCGGTAAACGTTTGGTCAAAGACCAGGAGCTTCTGGCCCTTGATCCGATTGATTATGAAGTGGCCCTAGCCGAGAAGGAAGCCGTTCTGGCCGACGCCCGTTATGCGCTGTCGATTGAGCAGGGACTGCAGCAAGTCGCTTTGCGGGAATGGCAGTTGTTTGAACAGGAGCAAGACAGCCTGAATGCAACGCCGCCTTCGCTGGCCCTGCGCGAGCCGCACCTGAAAAAGGCCGAAGCGGATGTCCGTGCCGCGCAGGCCGGTGTCGACAAAGCGCGTATTGATCTGCAACGGACCATCATCACCACGCCGTTTGATGCTCTGGTGATTGAAAAGGCCGTTGACCTTGGCAGCCAACTCAGTGCCCAGTCCACCGTGGCGACTCTGGTGGCCACCGATGAATTCTGGGTGGAGCTCTCCGTTCCTCAGCAGGCTTTGGAATGGATTGACATCCCCGAATACAACGCGGACAAGGGTTCTTCTGTCACGGTCACCACGACAGCGGGTAACCGCCAGGGATCCGTTCTGCGGCTGCTGGCGGATCTTGAAACCCAGGGCCGCATGGCCCGACTGCTGGTGCGCATCAAAGACCCTCTTGATGTGCAGCATCCGGCCAGTCAACGTACGCCGTTGTTGCTGGGCGATTTTGTCGAGGTCACCATCCTCGGCCGCACGCTGGATCAGGCCGTCAAACTGCCACGCGAAGTCATCCATGAAAACAACTATCTGTGGCTGGCGCAGGATAATCTGTTACACATCCGCCCGGTGGAAATTGCCTGGCGCGACAAGGAGTTTTTCTATTTAACATCCGGCTTCAGCGCCGGAGAACTGATCGTCACCAACGACCTCGCCGCCCCGGTGGAGGGGTTACCGCTCCGTCTTGATCAGACGCTCAGCGCAAACAACCCGGATGAGGTCATCCAATGA